The following proteins are co-located in the Trichormus variabilis 0441 genome:
- a CDS encoding non-ribosomal peptide synthetase, whose translation MSELLKRLEQLSPQKRELVLQKLLAQQSSTINNKPKLPRIEAVSSDKLIPLSFPQQRLWFLDQMEGNSAAYNMAAAVEITGNLQVSILENIIAEIIQRHAILRTNFKNVDDNAVQIIAPHLTINIPVIDLQTLPVAEQFAEVECLAIAEQLKPFDLANDCLLRVTLLQLAPESYVLLVTMHHIVSDGWSMGVFIQEFSTLYTAFSQNQPSLLPELAIQYADFAHWQRQCLQGEVLENQLNYWRQQLAGIPPILELPTDRPRPPVQTFQGQTLYFELDQNLTKQLNILCQKSGTTMFMTLMAAFATLLYRYSRQSDIVIGSPIANRDRQETFPLIGLFVNTLVLRTNLEGNPSFAELLQKVKQVALDAYAHQDVPLERLVEALQPERSLSHMPLFQVAFAMQNAPMGKLELPNLSLNLLKIENRTAKFDLALSMQETESGLLGEWEFNTDLFDATTISRMARHFQTLLENIVANPQQRIAEVSLLSASEQHQLLVDWNNTTTDYPQGKCIHQLFEEWVEQTPDAVAVVFENQQITYKELNHRANQLAHQLQTLGVKPDVLVGICVERSLEMIVGLLGILKAGGGYVPLDPNYPSDRLAFMLNDAQLPVLLTQQQLVEKLPEHQAIAICLDADWNEIAKNNSFNPTSTVTTANLAYVIYTSGSTGKPKGVMVEHTGLCNLAKAQIQTFDVQTSSRILQFASFSFDASIFEVVMALGTGARLYLGTKESLLPGSSLIQLLQKYGITHITLPPSALAVLPADELPALQTIIVAGEACPPDLVERWSRGRRFFNAYGPTEATVWSTVAECSSNSTNKPPIGRPITNTQIYLLDQDLQPVPVGVPGELHIGGIGLARGYLNRPELTQQKFIPHPFSNEPEARLYKTGDLARYLSDGNIEYLGRIDHQVKLRGFRIELGEIEALLSQHPGVIQNTLIIREDIPGSQRLVAYTVANPDQIPTISELRQFLKERLPEYMVPSAFVMLDTLPLTPNGKVDRRALPAPESRPELAVNFVAPRTPQEEKLAAIWADVLRLQQVGIHDNFFEIGGDSILSLQIIARANQAGIQLNIKQLFQHQTIAELAAVANTIPSITAEQGLITGSLPLTPIQHWFFDQNLPQPAYFNQSVLLEVPNDLKLEILESALQQLLLHHDALRLRFVQEGESWSQTHADANATVALTCVDLSEKAPQAQQTALETTANQLHASLNLSQQLMQAALFHFGATQSARLLIIVHHLAVDGVSWRILVEDLFHAYQQLNRGETVQLPAKTTSFKEWSQRLTEYSHSEALAGELDFWLGQSSGSIALPVDYPQAVNTVASSAQVSVSLDIEKTRALLQEVPAIYNTQINDVLLTALVQSFAQWTGESSLLVDLEGHGREELFADIDLSRTVGWFTCLFPIKLELAAIANVGKTLKSIKEQLRPCQKRGINYGILRYLNPNPAIRHQLTTAPQAQVSFNYLGQFDQELSESGAWKLAQESAGNEQGISGDRTHLLEVNALVASGKLQLNWTYSQNIHQTSTIEALAAGFINALTEIIHHCQSTDVGGYTPSDFPEAELTQEYLDNLVGEMANRDTASHKKNIESIYPLSPMQQGILFHSLYDPESGVYCEQLSCTLHGSINTTAFAQAWQRVVERHSALRTFFVWDNLDQPHQVVCKTVNLPFAVDDWRSLSPTEQQEKLTAFQEADRNKGFELNQAPLMRCSLIQTADDTYEFVWTFHHLLIDGWSLPVVVQEAFAFYEAANQGHDLYLKTPRPFRDYITWLQQQDLSQAKEFWQRSLQGFTAPTPLMADKSIVHNSQQQQTYHEQHIQLPQALTTQLESLARQNQLTLNTLVQGIWALLLSHYSNQKDVVFGTTVSGRPPALVDVETMVGMFINALPVRVQVSEDEQILPWLKDLHTRQVEREQYSYTPLVEIQRVSEIASGTPMFETNVAFYNYPVDPALQNSSSGLKITNISNYERTKYPLMLVIMPGENISVGLSYEGNRFNHETIADILENFATVANKITEQPDAKLQTVAEILVQADKQKQLIKDQKLAATAINKLHKFKRKSA comes from the coding sequence ATGAGTGAATTACTAAAGCGTTTGGAACAGCTATCGCCTCAAAAACGCGAACTTGTTCTGCAAAAATTGTTAGCACAGCAATCTTCTACAATCAACAATAAACCTAAATTGCCGCGCATTGAAGCTGTTAGCAGCGACAAATTAATACCTTTATCTTTTCCCCAACAAAGACTTTGGTTTCTTGACCAAATGGAGGGTAATAGTGCTGCATATAATATGGCGGCTGCGGTAGAAATTACTGGCAATCTGCAAGTATCTATCCTAGAAAACATCATTGCCGAAATCATTCAACGTCATGCCATTCTCCGGACTAACTTTAAAAACGTTGATGACAATGCTGTTCAGATAATTGCACCTCATCTCACAATAAATATTCCTGTAATTGACTTACAAACATTGCCAGTAGCAGAACAGTTTGCCGAGGTAGAATGTTTAGCGATCGCGGAACAATTAAAACCTTTTGACTTAGCGAACGATTGTTTGTTACGGGTGACGTTGCTACAGTTAGCCCCAGAATCTTATGTGTTGCTGGTCACAATGCACCATATTGTTTCTGATGGCTGGTCGATGGGGGTATTTATTCAAGAATTTTCAACTCTGTACACCGCTTTTTCGCAAAATCAACCTTCTCTACTGCCAGAATTAGCCATCCAATATGCTGATTTTGCTCATTGGCAAAGACAATGCTTGCAAGGTGAGGTATTAGAAAATCAACTCAACTACTGGCGGCAGCAGTTAGCAGGTATTCCCCCCATCTTAGAATTACCTACAGACCGCCCGCGTCCTCCAGTGCAAACTTTTCAAGGTCAAACTTTATATTTTGAACTCGACCAAAATCTCACCAAACAACTAAATATCCTGTGCCAAAAGTCAGGGACAACCATGTTTATGACCCTGATGGCAGCTTTTGCAACTTTACTGTACCGCTATAGTCGCCAGTCAGATATTGTCATCGGTTCTCCTATTGCTAACCGCGATCGCCAAGAAACATTTCCACTAATTGGTTTATTTGTCAATACTTTAGTGCTGCGAACTAATTTAGAGGGGAATCCGAGTTTTGCAGAATTACTGCAAAAAGTCAAACAAGTGGCTTTAGATGCCTATGCTCATCAAGATGTACCTTTAGAGCGATTAGTCGAAGCTTTGCAACCAGAGCGATCGCTCTCCCATATGCCATTGTTCCAAGTGGCGTTTGCGATGCAAAATGCACCGATGGGTAAATTAGAATTACCCAACTTGAGTTTAAATCTCTTAAAAATCGAAAATCGCACAGCGAAATTTGATCTGGCGCTATCAATGCAAGAAACCGAGTCAGGACTTTTAGGAGAATGGGAATTCAACACCGATCTATTTGATGCTACGACGATTAGCCGCATGGCGAGACATTTCCAGACTTTGCTGGAAAATATTGTGGCTAATCCTCAACAACGAATTGCGGAAGTATCATTATTAAGTGCTAGCGAGCAGCATCAATTACTTGTAGATTGGAACAACACCACCACTGATTATCCCCAAGGTAAATGTATTCATCAGTTATTTGAAGAGTGGGTAGAACAAACACCAGATGCGGTGGCGGTAGTCTTTGAAAATCAGCAAATTACCTACAAAGAGTTAAATCATCGCGCCAACCAATTAGCACACCAATTGCAAACCTTGGGTGTCAAACCAGACGTATTGGTGGGGATTTGCGTTGAGCGTTCCCTAGAGATGATAGTAGGATTATTGGGAATTCTCAAAGCAGGTGGTGGGTATGTACCTTTAGATCCTAACTATCCGAGCGATCGCTTGGCTTTTATGCTCAATGATGCTCAATTACCAGTATTATTAACACAACAGCAATTAGTAGAGAAATTACCAGAGCATCAAGCGATCGCAATTTGTTTGGATGCAGACTGGAACGAAATTGCCAAAAATAATAGTTTTAATCCCACCAGTACAGTTACCACTGCCAATTTAGCCTATGTAATTTATACCTCTGGATCGACAGGCAAACCAAAAGGCGTGATGGTAGAGCATACTGGGTTATGCAACTTAGCCAAAGCGCAGATTCAGACTTTTGATGTGCAAACATCCAGCCGGATTCTTCAGTTCGCCTCCTTTAGTTTTGACGCTTCTATTTTTGAAGTTGTGATGGCTCTGGGAACGGGAGCTAGACTTTATCTGGGAACAAAAGAATCTTTATTGCCTGGTTCATCATTAATTCAGCTATTACAAAAATACGGTATTACCCACATCACCTTACCACCCTCAGCTTTAGCGGTCTTACCTGCTGATGAACTCCCAGCGTTGCAAACCATCATCGTAGCAGGAGAAGCTTGTCCTCCCGATTTAGTCGAGCGTTGGTCTCGTGGTCGTCGTTTCTTCAATGCTTACGGCCCGACAGAAGCCACTGTTTGGTCAACAGTTGCAGAATGCAGCAGCAACAGCACTAACAAACCCCCCATTGGTCGTCCAATTACCAATACACAAATATATTTACTCGATCAAGATTTGCAACCTGTACCTGTTGGTGTTCCAGGCGAACTGCATATTGGTGGTATTGGATTAGCCAGAGGTTATCTCAACCGTCCTGAGTTGACACAACAAAAATTCATTCCTCACCCCTTTAGCAATGAACCAGAAGCGCGACTTTACAAAACAGGCGACCTCGCTCGCTACTTAAGCGATGGCAATATTGAATACTTAGGACGTATCGATCATCAAGTGAAACTACGCGGCTTCCGTATTGAATTGGGAGAAATTGAAGCTTTACTCAGCCAGCATCCAGGAGTAATCCAAAATACACTGATCATCCGTGAAGATATCCCTGGTAGCCAACGTTTAGTCGCTTACACAGTTGCCAATCCCGACCAAATACCAACAATTAGTGAACTGCGACAATTCCTCAAGGAACGGCTACCTGAGTACATGGTTCCTTCGGCTTTTGTGATGTTAGATACTCTGCCTTTAACACCAAACGGCAAAGTAGACCGCCGTGCATTACCTGCGCCAGAATCCCGTCCTGAGTTAGCAGTTAACTTTGTTGCTCCACGTACTCCACAAGAAGAAAAGTTAGCTGCGATTTGGGCAGATGTGTTGAGATTACAGCAAGTTGGGATTCATGATAACTTCTTTGAAATTGGTGGCGATTCTATCCTCAGCTTGCAGATTATTGCCAGAGCCAACCAAGCCGGAATTCAACTCAATATCAAGCAGTTATTTCAGCATCAAACAATTGCTGAGTTGGCTGCTGTGGCAAATACAATACCAAGTATCACGGCAGAACAAGGTTTAATTACAGGTTCGTTACCCTTAACACCGATCCAGCATTGGTTTTTTGACCAGAATCTACCGCAACCAGCTTATTTTAATCAGTCGGTGTTATTGGAAGTACCAAATGACCTGAAACTAGAAATCTTGGAATCAGCATTGCAGCAATTACTATTACACCACGATGCTTTACGGTTGAGATTTGTCCAAGAAGGGGAAAGTTGGTCACAGACTCACGCGGATGCTAATGCTACAGTAGCTTTAACTTGTGTAGATTTGTCAGAAAAAGCCCCACAAGCACAACAAACAGCCCTCGAAACTACCGCAAATCAGCTACACGCTAGCTTAAATCTGTCCCAACAGTTAATGCAAGCTGCCCTGTTCCACTTCGGTGCTACACAATCTGCTCGGTTGCTGATTATTGTGCATCACTTAGCTGTGGATGGTGTCTCTTGGCGAATTTTGGTAGAAGATTTATTTCATGCTTATCAGCAACTCAATCGTGGTGAAACAGTTCAACTACCAGCTAAAACAACTTCCTTCAAAGAATGGTCACAGCGATTGACTGAATATAGCCACTCAGAAGCACTTGCAGGGGAACTCGACTTTTGGCTAGGTCAGTCATCCGGCTCTATAGCTTTGCCTGTAGACTATCCCCAAGCGGTTAATACTGTGGCTTCATCTGCACAAGTTTCGGTATCTCTCGATATAGAAAAAACTCGTGCTTTGCTGCAAGAAGTTCCTGCAATTTACAACACCCAAATCAACGATGTCTTGTTAACTGCTTTGGTACAAAGCTTTGCTCAATGGACTGGTGAATCTTCCCTACTTGTTGATTTGGAAGGTCACGGACGAGAAGAACTGTTTGCAGACATCGATTTATCACGCACTGTCGGCTGGTTTACTTGCCTGTTCCCAATTAAATTAGAATTGGCAGCGATCGCCAATGTGGGTAAAACCTTAAAATCCATTAAAGAACAATTACGCCCTTGCCAAAAACGGGGTATTAACTACGGTATTCTCCGCTATCTCAACCCCAACCCCGCAATCCGCCATCAACTCACAACTGCACCCCAAGCACAAGTTAGTTTCAACTACTTGGGACAATTTGACCAAGAGTTATCGGAATCTGGCGCGTGGAAATTGGCTCAAGAGTCTGCGGGTAATGAACAAGGTATATCGGGCGATCGCACTCACTTATTAGAAGTTAACGCCTTAGTAGCATCAGGTAAGCTGCAACTGAATTGGACTTATAGCCAAAACATTCACCAAACATCTACTATTGAGGCTTTAGCAGCTGGTTTCATCAATGCACTTACAGAGATTATCCATCACTGTCAGTCTACTGATGTTGGCGGTTATACACCTTCAGATTTTCCCGAAGCTGAGTTAACTCAGGAATATCTGGACAATTTAGTCGGAGAAATGGCAAACCGTGACACAGCCAGTCACAAGAAAAATATTGAGTCGATTTATCCACTTTCCCCGATGCAGCAGGGTATTCTCTTCCATAGCCTGTATGATCCAGAGTCCGGAGTATATTGCGAACAACTAAGCTGCACGCTTCACGGCTCTATTAATACCACAGCATTTGCACAAGCTTGGCAACGTGTAGTTGAGCGTCATTCGGCTTTGCGTACCTTCTTTGTTTGGGACAATCTGGATCAGCCACACCAAGTTGTTTGCAAAACTGTCAATCTACCTTTTGCGGTTGATGACTGGCGTTCTCTATCGCCTACCGAGCAACAAGAAAAACTGACAGCTTTTCAGGAAGCAGATAGAAACAAGGGTTTTGAACTTAACCAAGCTCCCTTAATGCGTTGTAGTCTCATTCAGACAGCAGATGATACTTACGAATTCGTCTGGACATTCCATCATTTGTTGATAGATGGATGGTCTTTACCTGTCGTGGTTCAAGAAGCTTTTGCTTTCTATGAAGCTGCGAATCAGGGGCATGATTTATATTTAAAAACACCTCGTCCCTTCCGGGATTATATAACTTGGTTGCAACAACAAGACCTTTCCCAAGCCAAAGAATTTTGGCAGCGATCGCTGCAAGGTTTTACAGCCCCAACTCCGCTCATGGCAGATAAATCTATTGTTCACAATTCCCAACAACAGCAGACTTATCACGAGCAGCATATTCAATTACCACAAGCATTAACAACTCAACTGGAATCTCTTGCTAGACAAAATCAACTCACTCTTAACACTTTAGTACAAGGAATTTGGGCGCTATTACTCAGCCATTACAGTAATCAAAAAGATGTAGTATTTGGCACAACTGTATCTGGTCGTCCCCCTGCACTTGTCGATGTAGAAACTATGGTAGGGATGTTTATCAATGCCTTACCAGTCAGGGTACAAGTATCAGAGGATGAGCAAATATTACCTTGGCTGAAAGATTTACACACACGGCAAGTAGAACGGGAGCAATACTCTTACACTCCCTTAGTGGAAATTCAAAGAGTAAGTGAAATAGCTAGCGGGACACCAATGTTTGAGACTAACGTCGCCTTTTATAATTACCCAGTAGATCCTGCTTTGCAAAATTCTAGTAGCGGCTTAAAAATTACCAACATCAGTAATTATGAACGCACAAAATATCCTTTGATGTTGGTAATTATGCCTGGTGAAAATATATCTGTGGGACTAAGTTATGAAGGAAATCGCTTTAATCACGAAACTATTGCGGATATTCTAGAAAACTTTGCAACTGTAGCCAATAAAATTACTGAACAACCTGATGCCAAGTTACAAACCGTAGCAGAAATTCTTGTCCAAGCAGACAAACAAAAACAACTCATTAAAGACCAAAAACTGGCAGCGACAGCAATTAATAAATTGCACAAATTCAAGCGTAAATCAGCTTAA
- a CDS encoding TauD/TfdA family dioxygenase: MNNVELPTNSIKKLQIGKRKVVEKLVNIEPLNSDNPLPLVISPAVDGMNLINWAQQNRDLIETNLLKNGGILFRNFHVNTVEDFQKFVKVVSTGELLDYTYRSTPRTEVTDKIYTSTEYPADEIIPLHNENAYSPVYPMKIWFFCVKASEIGGETPISDSRKVFERINPSIKKRFIEKQVMYVRNYGDVDLPWQEVFQTTNKSEVESHCRQLGISFEWTGNNTLRTSQVCPAVAKHPKTSEMVWFNQAHLFHISSLKAEVRESLSALLKEDDFPRNAYYGDGSPIEVSVLDEIREIYRQEAVIYPWQEGDVLMLDNMLAAHGRMPFVGKRKIVVAMAEPC, encoded by the coding sequence ATGAATAACGTAGAATTACCAACAAACAGTATTAAAAAACTACAAATTGGCAAACGCAAAGTAGTTGAAAAATTAGTCAACATAGAACCACTCAACTCAGATAATCCTTTACCTTTAGTTATTTCCCCTGCTGTAGATGGGATGAATTTAATCAATTGGGCGCAGCAGAATCGTGATTTAATTGAAACTAACTTACTGAAAAATGGTGGCATACTCTTTCGCAATTTTCATGTTAATACAGTTGAAGATTTCCAAAAGTTTGTGAAAGTAGTATCCACCGGAGAACTCTTAGATTACACCTATCGCTCAACGCCACGTACAGAAGTCACTGATAAAATCTATACTTCAACTGAATATCCCGCAGATGAAATCATTCCACTACATAACGAAAATGCTTACTCTCCCGTTTATCCCATGAAGATATGGTTTTTCTGTGTGAAAGCATCAGAGATTGGCGGAGAAACACCAATCTCTGATAGCCGTAAAGTGTTTGAACGCATTAACCCGTCCATCAAAAAACGGTTTATAGAAAAGCAAGTCATGTATGTGCGAAATTATGGCGATGTCGATTTGCCTTGGCAAGAAGTTTTTCAAACTACAAATAAATCTGAGGTAGAAAGTCATTGTCGCCAGTTAGGCATTTCTTTTGAATGGACAGGGAACAATACTCTCAGAACTAGCCAAGTGTGTCCAGCTGTTGCCAAACACCCGAAAACCAGTGAAATGGTATGGTTTAACCAAGCCCATTTGTTCCATATTTCCAGTTTGAAAGCAGAAGTGCGCGAATCATTATCTGCATTACTCAAAGAAGATGATTTTCCCCGCAATGCCTATTATGGTGATGGTTCTCCCATTGAAGTCTCGGTTTTAGACGAAATCCGGGAAATATATCGCCAAGAAGCAGTAATTTATCCTTGGCAGGAAGGAGATGTGTTAATGCTGGACAATATGTTGGCTGCACATGGAAGGATGCCATTCGTCGGGAAACGAAAGATTGTAGTGGCGATGGCGGAACCTTGCTGA
- a CDS encoding non-ribosomal peptide synthetase — translation MHTEMTNLIRISPQQKHLWLQQKDNYQAYCTQIAINITGNLNSDILKLALANLSDRYEIFHTAFHSLPGMNIPFQSISDAPTYNHISLAEYDWSRLSSQVQKAKIDTLFQDTSLRVFDFEQATNLHFILGKLATDQHILFISLPALYADKTTLNYLICEIGRAYTACLDGEEISEEVMQYADVSEWLNELLESEDTETARNYWQQQDISSVLNLRIPFEIKNDHQSSGEISFAPQSLCLAMNRDTVEKLEILQESYHTSTEAILLACWQVLLWRLSGQSEIVIGAAGDGREYDELKGVFGLLTKYLPIHSRLEDALKFSELMERVSESLRFVKKWQEYFNWENFISTNEKFAARPFFPFCFDFTQQSQSYVNGNIAFSEYKKSANIDKFQIKLSSGYSQDNLVVNFDYDANLFSEDSIKILAEQYLTLIASVTYNPEAAIIDLNMISESDRQKLLIDFNNTKIEFPHDKCLHELFAAQVERTPNNIAVEFNHESLTYAQLNAKSNQLAHHLQKLGVKPEVLVGICVERSLDMLIGILGILKAGGAYIPFDPTYPQERLGFMLEDAQIPILLTQQRLVDKFVEHKTQIICLDRDLPENATLSIDNPVSNVTSENLAYIIYTSGSTGKPKGTMIPHRGLVNYLSWCTNAYALAQGYGAPVQSSIGFDATITSLFSPLLVGKRVVLLPEKEEIEALSALLQSDQNYSLVKITPAHLEMLNQMLPNHKGVTETRALIIGGEALLGKSLNFWRDNAPKTRIINEYGPTETVVGCCVYEVDEQTSLSGAILIGRPIANTQLYLLDDKQKLVPIGVPGELYIGGAGVARGYLNRPELTQQRFIPNPFSDEPNSRLYKTGDLARYLPDGNIEYLGRIDHQVKIRGFRIELEEIESLLAQHPLVNAVTVIAREDQPGDKRLVGYIVPKEQAPTSSELRQFLQSKLPEYMIPSAFVMLEVIPLTTHGKVDRQALPQPDTSRLDTLKVEFIAPRDRLELKLANIWENLLNVHPIGIKDSFFELGGHSLLAVRLMAHINQEFGKNLALATLFQNPTIEKLANLLRQTSEISSWSPLVEIQTGNSQYPFFCLPGGGGNVLYLHELARDLGSEQTFYGLQAPGLNGESDPLTSVEEMAAYYIQAIQSVQPEGPYFLGGHSFGGIVAYEIAQQLVKSGHEVALVAILDAPAPVASDKPIYIDVDDATRLTETARLIERWAGKSLNISYEILQPLELDAQLEYLKEQLIAVGLLPTGTETKQVRGLVQVFETNLQASIKYSPQEVYPHRLTLLRAREVNAEDAALLTELRQDPAWGWGQFSTEKVDIHIVPGDHMTMMTQPHISSVAKQLRICIEQTNVGS, via the coding sequence ATGCACACTGAAATGACTAATCTGATTCGTATTTCTCCTCAACAAAAGCATTTATGGTTACAACAAAAAGATAATTATCAAGCTTACTGTACACAAATTGCTATTAATATCACAGGGAATCTGAACTCAGATATTCTGAAATTAGCTTTAGCAAATCTTAGCGATCGCTATGAAATATTTCACACTGCTTTTCATTCTTTACCAGGGATGAATATCCCATTCCAATCAATTAGCGATGCTCCAACTTACAACCATATTTCCCTAGCAGAATATGATTGGAGTCGTTTAAGTTCTCAGGTACAAAAAGCCAAAATCGATACACTTTTTCAAGATACCAGCCTCCGAGTTTTTGATTTTGAACAAGCGACAAATTTACATTTTATCTTAGGGAAGCTAGCGACAGATCAGCATATACTGTTTATCAGCTTGCCTGCTTTATATGCAGATAAGACAACACTCAACTATCTTATATGTGAAATCGGTCGTGCTTATACAGCTTGTTTAGATGGCGAAGAAATTTCTGAGGAAGTAATGCAATATGCAGATGTCTCTGAATGGCTGAATGAATTATTAGAATCTGAGGATACAGAAACAGCTAGAAATTATTGGCAACAACAAGATATTTCTTCTGTGTTAAATTTGCGAATTCCTTTTGAAATCAAAAATGATCATCAGTCATCCGGAGAAATTAGCTTTGCACCTCAGTCGCTGTGTTTAGCGATGAACCGCGATACAGTAGAAAAACTAGAAATTCTCCAAGAAAGTTATCATACTTCAACAGAAGCTATTTTATTAGCTTGTTGGCAAGTGCTACTGTGGCGGTTAAGCGGTCAGTCGGAAATTGTGATTGGGGCGGCTGGCGATGGACGCGAATATGATGAATTAAAAGGAGTTTTTGGACTTTTAACTAAATATTTACCGATTCACTCCCGCTTAGAGGATGCTTTAAAATTCTCAGAACTGATGGAAAGAGTTTCTGAGTCTTTGCGGTTTGTAAAAAAATGGCAAGAGTATTTTAACTGGGAGAATTTCATCTCTACTAATGAGAAATTTGCTGCTCGCCCCTTTTTCCCATTCTGCTTTGATTTTACACAACAGTCACAGAGCTATGTAAATGGAAATATTGCCTTTTCGGAATATAAAAAATCTGCCAACATCGACAAATTCCAAATTAAGCTATCTAGCGGTTATAGCCAAGATAATTTGGTGGTGAATTTTGATTACGATGCTAACTTATTTTCGGAGGATAGTATCAAAATTCTCGCGGAACAATATCTAACATTAATCGCAAGTGTCACTTATAACCCAGAAGCAGCAATCATTGATTTAAATATGATCAGTGAAAGCGATCGCCAGAAATTATTGATTGATTTTAACAATACAAAAATAGAGTTTCCCCACGATAAATGTCTTCATGAACTATTTGCCGCACAAGTAGAACGTACCCCCAACAACATCGCCGTTGAATTCAATCACGAATCCCTCACTTATGCCCAACTAAACGCCAAATCCAACCAGCTAGCGCATCATCTCCAAAAATTAGGAGTAAAACCAGAAGTATTGGTGGGAATTTGTGTAGAACGTTCCTTAGATATGCTGATTGGTATCCTGGGTATTCTCAAAGCTGGTGGTGCATATATACCATTCGATCCCACCTATCCCCAAGAACGACTGGGATTTATGTTAGAAGATGCTCAAATTCCCATCCTGTTAACGCAACAAAGACTGGTAGATAAATTTGTTGAACATAAAACCCAGATAATTTGTCTGGATCGAGACTTACCAGAAAATGCCACCCTCAGCATTGACAACCCTGTCAGCAATGTTACATCAGAAAATTTAGCTTATATCATTTACACCTCTGGTTCTACAGGAAAACCCAAGGGAACGATGATTCCCCACAGAGGCTTAGTTAACTACCTGAGTTGGTGTACAAATGCTTATGCGTTAGCCCAAGGTTATGGTGCGCCAGTACAATCTTCCATCGGGTTTGACGCGACAATTACCAGCTTATTCTCACCGTTATTAGTCGGAAAAAGGGTTGTATTGTTACCTGAGAAGGAAGAAATTGAAGCCTTGTCAGCACTTTTACAGTCTGATCAAAACTATAGCTTGGTGAAAATTACACCAGCGCACCTGGAAATGCTCAATCAAATGTTACCTAACCATAAAGGTGTCACGGAAACAAGAGCATTAATCATCGGTGGTGAAGCATTATTGGGTAAAAGCTTGAACTTTTGGCGCGATAATGCCCCAAAGACCAGAATCATTAACGAATATGGCCCCACCGAAACTGTTGTTGGTTGTTGTGTTTATGAGGTTGATGAGCAAACTTCTTTATCAGGTGCAATTTTAATTGGTCGCCCCATTGCAAATACTCAACTTTATTTGCTGGATGACAAGCAAAAACTTGTACCAATCGGTGTTCCCGGCGAATTATATATTGGTGGTGCAGGAGTAGCTAGGGGCTATCTCAATCGTCCAGAATTAACACAACAGCGATTTATCCCTAATCCTTTTAGCGATGAACCTAATTCTCGCCTATACAAGACAGGAGATTTAGCGCGATATTTACCTGATGGTAATATTGAGTACCTCGGACGCATTGACCATCAAGTGAAAATTCGTGGTTTCCGTATTGAATTAGAAGAAATTGAGTCCTTACTAGCCCAACATCCCCTAGTAAATGCTGTCACTGTAATTGCGAGAGAAGACCAACCTGGAGATAAGCGGTTGGTAGGCTATATTGTACCGAAAGAGCAAGCCCCCACCAGTAGCGAACTGCGCCAATTTTTACAGTCCAAGTTACCCGAATACATGATACCCTCTGCCTTTGTGATGCTAGAGGTCATCCCTCTCACCACTCATGGTAAGGTAGACCGCCAAGCCCTACCGCAACCCGATACATCCCGTCTAGATACACTCAAAGTAGAATTTATCGCACCACGCGATCGCCTAGAACTAAAATTAGCCAATATTTGGGAAAATCTACTCAATGTCCATCCTATAGGTATCAAAGATAGCTTTTTTGAACTCGGTGGTCACTCTCTGCTGGCTGTGCGCTTGATGGCTCATATTAACCAAGAGTTTGGTAAAAACTTAGCCTTAGCCACACTTTTCCAAAACCCCACAATCGAAAAATTGGCTAATCTGCTTCGCCAAACATCAGAAATCTCATCTTGGTCTCCCTTAGTAGAAATTCAAACAGGTAATTCCCAGTATCCTTTCTTCTGCTTACCTGGAGGCGGTGGTAATGTCCTTTATTTACATGAGTTGGCGCGTGATTTAGGTTCTGAGCAAACATTTTACGGTTTACAAGCGCCAGGTTTAAATGGAGAATCAGACCCCTTGACTAGTGTTGAAGAGATGGCGGCTTATTACATCCAGGCTATACAAAGCGTGCAGCCGGAAGGGCCATATTTTCTCGGTGGTCACTCCTTTGGGGGTATTGTGGCCTATGAAATAGCTCAACAGTTAGTCAAATCCGGACATGAGGTGGCTTTAGTGGCGATTTTAGACGCTCCAGCCCCAGTTGCTAGTGACAAACCTATATATATTGATGTTGATGATGCAACGCGATTGACCGAAACTGCTCGCCTGATTGAACGTTGGGCAGGTAAAAGCTTAAATATCAGCTATGAAATACTCCAGCCACTAGAACTCGACGCACAATTGGAATATCTCAAAGAACAATTAATTGCCGTTGGTTTACTCCCGACTGGTACTGAGACAAAGCAAGTGCGTGGGTTGGTGCAAGTGTTCGAGACCAATCTGCAAGCTAGTATCAAATATTCACCACAGGAAGTTTATCCCCATCGCCTGACACTGCTGCGGGCTAGGGAAGTGAACGCAGAGGATGCGGCACTATTAACTGAGTTGCGCCAAGATCCCGCCTGGGGATGGGGTCAGTTTTCGACTGAAAAAGTCGATATTCACATTGTTCCAGGCGATCATATGACGATGATGACTCAACCCCACATCTCATCGGTTGCCAAACAACTAAGAATCTGCATTGAGCAAACAAATGTAGGTTCATGA